In one Corallococcus silvisoli genomic region, the following are encoded:
- a CDS encoding alpha/beta fold hydrolase, protein MPYGQWALWGLALAAVLLLVNVGWVLLVRRWYRLKGPQPEMLRARCADGWELAVHVRRAPVRRFAEPVLLCHGLAANRFTFDFEPPYSVAHALTEAGFDCFSVEWRGTGHSRRPPRGRRPTDFTVDDHITHDGPALLELALKETDAKQAFWLGHSLGGLVGYGVAQGPEGGRLAGLLELGAPVYFKSEPLLRTLISLGVRAAWPGSIRQSWVSASMAPFLGYLALPLSDIVVNPRHIPPRVLRQLSVNMMAAMSRKVLLQFQDWISHDTFRSYDRKTDWRAGIAKLQQPVLVMGGSADRLATAANVEAQYALLTSPDRTLHVFGRDRGDKMDYGHGDLIFGTGAPIEVYPVIREWLERRATPLPPTPASSPTQG, encoded by the coding sequence ATGCCGTACGGGCAATGGGCCCTCTGGGGATTGGCCTTGGCGGCCGTCCTGCTGCTGGTCAACGTCGGGTGGGTGCTGCTGGTGCGGCGCTGGTACCGCCTCAAGGGGCCCCAGCCCGAGATGCTGCGCGCGCGTTGCGCGGATGGGTGGGAGCTGGCCGTGCACGTCCGACGGGCCCCGGTGCGCCGCTTCGCGGAGCCCGTCCTGCTGTGCCACGGGCTGGCGGCCAACCGCTTCACCTTCGACTTCGAGCCCCCCTACTCCGTGGCCCACGCGCTCACCGAAGCCGGCTTCGACTGCTTCAGCGTGGAGTGGCGTGGCACCGGGCACTCGCGGCGCCCGCCCCGGGGACGGCGGCCCACGGACTTCACCGTCGATGACCACATCACCCACGACGGCCCAGCACTGCTGGAGCTGGCGCTGAAGGAGACTGATGCGAAGCAGGCCTTCTGGCTCGGCCATTCGCTGGGGGGACTGGTGGGCTACGGCGTGGCCCAAGGCCCCGAAGGCGGCAGGCTGGCGGGCCTGCTGGAGCTGGGGGCGCCGGTGTACTTCAAGTCGGAGCCGCTCCTGCGGACGCTCATCTCGCTCGGGGTGAGGGCCGCGTGGCCCGGGAGCATCCGCCAGTCGTGGGTGAGCGCCAGCATGGCCCCCTTCCTGGGCTACCTCGCCCTGCCCCTATCGGACATCGTGGTGAATCCCCGCCACATCCCGCCGCGCGTCCTGCGGCAGCTCTCCGTCAACATGATGGCGGCGATGAGCCGCAAGGTGCTGCTGCAGTTCCAGGATTGGATCTCCCACGACACGTTCCGCTCGTACGACCGCAAGACCGATTGGCGCGCGGGCATCGCGAAGCTCCAACAGCCCGTGCTGGTGATGGGCGGCAGCGCGGACCGGCTGGCCACCGCGGCCAACGTGGAGGCGCAATACGCGCTGCTGACGTCCCCGGACCGAACCCTGCACGTGTTCGGGCGGGACCGCGGGGACAAGATGGACTACGGGCACGGCGACCTCATCTTCGGCACCGGCGCGCCAATAGAGGTCTACCCCGTCATCCGCGAATGGCTGGAGCGACGCGCCACCCCCCTGCCGCCCACGCCTGCCTCCTCCCCCACCCAGGGATGA
- the pssA gene encoding CDP-diacylglycerol--serine O-phosphatidyltransferase, with protein MKLRKLMFVLPNLFTVTSIFCGFYAITLCSGEAEPVQLYQAALAILFAMFFDGFDGRVARLTKTQSDFGMQLDSLADVMSFGAAPALLVYKWALAPMGFWGLFISFAFMACGAMRLARFNVLAMRNPHGGGGGFFVGLPIPLAAGVLVSLIISHHVASDGEALGDGARVPVAVAVGALSLLMVSTVRYRTFKDARPSRKTALVFMVMALAGAFIAQQFHPAWVLVTYFFAYLLMGLVESAVSVRSRLASRKVGAGAVAAVAVASGLDEDDDEDSEANAPDDGPAYL; from the coding sequence ATGAAGCTGCGGAAACTGATGTTCGTGCTCCCGAACCTCTTCACCGTCACCTCCATCTTCTGTGGCTTTTACGCCATCACCCTGTGCTCGGGTGAGGCGGAGCCGGTGCAGCTGTACCAGGCGGCCCTGGCCATCCTCTTCGCCATGTTCTTCGACGGGTTCGACGGGCGGGTGGCCCGGCTGACGAAGACGCAGAGCGACTTCGGCATGCAACTCGACAGCCTGGCGGACGTCATGTCCTTCGGCGCAGCGCCGGCGCTCCTCGTCTACAAGTGGGCGTTGGCGCCCATGGGCTTCTGGGGCCTGTTCATCTCCTTCGCGTTCATGGCGTGTGGCGCCATGCGGCTGGCGCGCTTCAACGTGCTCGCCATGCGCAACCCGCACGGCGGTGGTGGTGGCTTCTTCGTGGGGCTGCCCATTCCGCTGGCCGCGGGCGTGTTGGTCTCCCTCATCATCTCCCATCACGTGGCCTCCGACGGTGAGGCGCTGGGGGATGGCGCTCGTGTGCCGGTGGCGGTGGCGGTCGGCGCCCTCTCGCTGTTGATGGTGTCCACGGTGCGCTACCGCACCTTCAAGGACGCGCGCCCGAGCCGCAAGACGGCGCTCGTCTTCATGGTCATGGCGCTCGCGGGGGCCTTCATCGCCCAGCAGTTCCACCCGGCCTGGGTCCTGGTGACGTACTTCTTCGCGTACCTGCTGATGGGGTTGGTGGAGTCGGCGGTCTCGGTGCGCAGCCGGTTGGCGTCGCGCAAGGTGGGCGCGGGCGCTGTCGCGGCGGTGGCCGTGGCCTCGGGGCTCGACGAGGACGACGACGAGGACTCCGAAGCCAACGCCCCCGACGACGGCCCCGCGTACCTCTGA
- a CDS encoding CinA family nicotinamide mononucleotide deamidase-related protein — MRVELLCTGDELVTGLITDTNSTYLEARLFDLGVKVERVTVVGDVRPDITGALLEASARADVVIVSGGLGPTADDFTLECAAAAAGVSMEEDATVLGWLRERYAARGMPMNPGALRMARIPAGSQPVRNPQGSAPMVIQRLGRAHLFFLPGVPREYRALVDGEVLPRVRDWLASEPNRTFRAFRLLRTVRLPESVLNEQVMPLAPHHPRVVFGFRTHAPENHLKLMAEAPTQAEADVVLAAAEAACRQVLGTHVYGADGNEYVPVLLDLLARAGHTLAVAESCTGGLIAQDLTAIPGASQVFLGGAVVYSEKMKSAWVGVAPEILARHSAVSPQTALAMAEGVRTACGATFGLSVTGYAGPGGGTPEDPVGTVYCALAGPDMEPRCERISIAGDRDRVRLFAASHVLEMLRLHLLAAPVSP, encoded by the coding sequence ATGCGCGTCGAGCTGCTGTGCACCGGTGATGAACTCGTCACCGGCCTCATCACGGACACCAACAGCACGTACCTGGAGGCCCGCCTCTTCGACCTGGGTGTGAAGGTCGAACGGGTCACGGTGGTGGGTGACGTGCGCCCGGACATCACGGGCGCGCTGTTGGAGGCCTCGGCGCGCGCGGACGTCGTCATCGTCTCGGGGGGGCTGGGGCCGACGGCGGACGACTTCACCCTGGAGTGCGCCGCGGCGGCCGCGGGCGTGTCCATGGAAGAGGACGCGACGGTGCTCGGCTGGCTGAGGGAGCGCTACGCCGCACGGGGCATGCCCATGAACCCGGGGGCCCTGCGCATGGCACGCATCCCCGCGGGCTCCCAGCCGGTGCGCAACCCCCAGGGCTCCGCGCCGATGGTCATCCAGCGGCTCGGCCGTGCCCACCTGTTCTTCCTGCCAGGGGTCCCACGCGAATACCGCGCCCTGGTGGACGGCGAGGTGCTGCCGCGCGTGCGGGACTGGCTCGCCTCCGAACCGAACCGCACGTTCCGCGCCTTCCGCCTGCTGCGCACGGTGCGCCTGCCGGAATCGGTGCTGAACGAACAGGTGATGCCCCTGGCTCCCCACCATCCGCGGGTGGTGTTCGGCTTCCGCACGCACGCGCCGGAGAACCACTTGAAGCTGATGGCCGAAGCGCCCACGCAGGCGGAAGCAGATGTCGTGCTCGCCGCCGCGGAGGCAGCATGCCGGCAGGTGCTGGGCACGCATGTGTACGGCGCGGATGGCAACGAATACGTCCCGGTCCTGCTGGACCTGCTGGCGCGCGCCGGTCATACCCTCGCGGTGGCGGAGAGCTGCACCGGGGGCCTCATCGCGCAGGACCTCACCGCCATCCCGGGCGCCAGCCAGGTGTTCCTCGGCGGTGCGGTCGTCTACTCGGAGAAGATGAAGTCCGCCTGGGTGGGGGTCGCGCCGGAGATCCTCGCGAGGCACAGCGCGGTGTCCCCGCAGACGGCCCTCGCGATGGCCGAAGGAGTCCGCACTGCCTGCGGCGCCACGTTTGGCCTGTCGGTGACGGGCTACGCCGGTCCCGGCGGAGGCACCCCCGAGGATCCCGTGGGAACCGTGTACTGCGCGTTGGCGGGCCCGGACATGGAGCCCCGCTGTGAGCGGATTTCGATCGCGGGTGACCGGGACCGTGTGCGCCTGTTCGCCGCGTCCCATGTGCTGGAAATGTTGAGGTTGCACCTGCTCGCCGCCCCCGTGTCTCCATGA
- a CDS encoding DUF1285 domain-containing protein: MQPPTGQPPPGKRWHTREDSGIRLDAALRWWHDDEPIEHPKIIELFNASLVLDEDGRYQLRIASDWCYVHVEDAAYEVRTVDVTPDERVSLRLSDRTAEALDLGALQLTPDGVLTCRVKQGRAKARFSRDAQYQFGELLEEGPKGQLVLHAGRHQWEVPLSLDALRAVS, encoded by the coding sequence ATGCAACCTCCTACCGGTCAGCCCCCTCCAGGCAAGCGTTGGCATACGCGTGAGGACAGCGGCATCCGCCTCGATGCCGCGTTGCGCTGGTGGCACGACGACGAGCCCATCGAGCACCCGAAGATCATCGAACTCTTCAACGCCTCGCTGGTCCTGGACGAGGACGGGCGCTACCAGCTCCGCATCGCTTCGGACTGGTGCTACGTCCACGTGGAGGACGCGGCCTACGAGGTGCGCACCGTGGACGTCACGCCGGACGAGCGTGTGTCCTTGCGCTTGAGCGACCGCACGGCGGAGGCGCTGGACCTGGGGGCGCTCCAGCTCACGCCCGACGGTGTCCTCACCTGCCGCGTGAAGCAGGGCAGGGCGAAGGCGCGCTTCTCCCGCGACGCGCAGTATCAGTTCGGCGAGCTGCTGGAAGAAGGCCCCAAGGGACAGCTGGTGCTTCACGCGGGTCGACACCAATGGGAGGTCCCCCTCTCGCTGGATGCGCTACGGGCTGTGTCCTAG
- the recA gene encoding recombinase RecA, with amino-acid sequence MSKLTEKLKAVAAAVASIEKQFGRGAVMTLGADAPEQKVAVIPTGSVGLDRALGVGGYPRGRVVELFGNESSGKTTLTLHAIAQVQAVGGVAAFIDAEHALDLSYARKLGVRTDELLVAQPDTGEQALEITEQLVRSGAVDLIVVDSVAALVPRAEIEGEMGDAHMGVQARLMSQALRKLTGAVSRSGTCIIFINQIRMKIGVMFGNPETTTGGNALKFYASVRMEIRRTGNLKEGEAVVGSRARVKVVKNKLAPPFQEAEFDVLYGTGIHRAAEVLDLAVSAGVVEKSGSHFSLRGERIGQGRERACEWLRAHPDVLETLAREQVGATAPPMPPASVEAA; translated from the coding sequence ATGAGCAAGCTGACGGAGAAGTTGAAGGCAGTGGCGGCGGCGGTGGCGTCCATCGAGAAGCAGTTCGGCCGGGGCGCGGTGATGACGCTCGGCGCGGATGCACCGGAGCAGAAGGTGGCGGTCATCCCCACCGGCTCGGTGGGTTTGGACCGGGCGCTGGGCGTGGGCGGCTATCCACGAGGCCGCGTGGTGGAGCTGTTCGGCAATGAGTCCTCCGGCAAGACGACGCTCACCTTGCATGCCATCGCCCAGGTGCAGGCCGTGGGGGGCGTGGCGGCCTTCATTGATGCGGAGCACGCACTGGACCTGTCCTATGCGCGCAAGCTGGGGGTGCGCACGGATGAACTGCTCGTGGCGCAGCCGGACACCGGGGAGCAGGCGCTCGAAATCACCGAGCAGCTCGTGCGCTCGGGCGCGGTGGATCTCATCGTGGTGGACTCGGTGGCCGCGCTGGTGCCTCGCGCGGAAATCGAAGGGGAGATGGGGGACGCGCACATGGGCGTCCAGGCGCGCCTGATGAGCCAGGCCCTGCGCAAGCTCACGGGCGCGGTAAGCCGCTCCGGTACCTGCATCATCTTCATCAATCAGATCCGCATGAAGATTGGCGTGATGTTCGGCAACCCGGAGACGACGACGGGTGGCAACGCGCTGAAGTTCTACGCATCGGTGCGGATGGAGATCCGCCGCACGGGCAACCTGAAGGAGGGCGAGGCGGTGGTGGGCTCGCGTGCCCGTGTGAAAGTGGTGAAGAACAAGCTGGCGCCTCCGTTCCAGGAAGCGGAGTTCGACGTGCTCTATGGCACGGGTATCCACCGCGCCGCCGAGGTGCTGGACCTGGCCGTGAGCGCGGGCGTGGTGGAGAAGTCCGGCAGCCACTTCAGCCTGCGGGGAGAGCGCATCGGACAGGGCCGCGAGCGGGCCTGCGAATGGCTGCGGGCACACCCGGACGTCCTGGAGACCCTCGCCCGAGAGCAGGTGGGCGCCACGGCGCCTCCGATGCCCCCCGCCTCCGTCGAGGCGGCCTAG
- a CDS encoding NAD(P)/FAD-dependent oxidoreductase, which produces MKTTRENLPHVVILGGGFGGLYAARYLRKAGVRVTMVDRHNHHLFQPLLYQVATATLSPSDIAAPLRAMLGRDQVQVLLAEVTGVDTARKHVLLSDGELTYDFLIVATGATHSYFGNDAWSRHSMGLKTVEDALEIRRRVLLAFEQAEREPDPERRRALLTFAIIGAGPTGVELAGALAEISRKSLSGDFQNIDPRDARVILIEGMDRVLPTYPESLSGEARRSLQKLGVEIRTGTRVTNIDARGVDMGPEHLAARTVLWAAGVEASPVARSLGVTLDRAGRVPVTPELTVPGHPDIFVVGDLALVKLDDGSAVPGVAPAAMQEGKHAVLNLRRQLEGQPMQPFRYWDRGTYAVIGRGRAVGVAFRRVQQSGFVAWLAWLFIHLTFLIGFRSKLAVLLNWAYAYLTFGSSARIITGPAPRLDARVAGALPMGGTSVLLERGLSSPEALDALTPGRGGEA; this is translated from the coding sequence GTGAAAACGACCCGTGAGAACCTTCCCCATGTGGTCATCCTGGGAGGCGGCTTCGGCGGCCTCTACGCGGCCCGCTACCTGCGAAAGGCAGGGGTCCGCGTCACGATGGTGGATCGTCACAACCACCACCTCTTCCAGCCCCTGCTGTACCAGGTGGCCACGGCGACGCTCAGCCCAAGCGACATCGCCGCGCCGCTGCGGGCGATGCTCGGACGCGATCAGGTCCAGGTGCTGCTCGCGGAGGTGACTGGCGTGGACACCGCGCGCAAGCACGTCCTCCTGTCAGATGGTGAGCTGACGTATGACTTCCTCATCGTCGCCACCGGTGCGACGCACTCGTACTTCGGCAACGATGCCTGGTCGCGGCACTCGATGGGGCTGAAGACGGTCGAGGACGCCCTGGAGATCCGCCGCCGCGTGCTGCTCGCCTTCGAGCAGGCCGAGCGCGAACCTGATCCCGAGCGCCGCCGCGCGCTGCTCACCTTCGCCATCATTGGCGCGGGCCCCACGGGAGTGGAGCTGGCGGGCGCGCTGGCGGAGATCAGCCGCAAGTCATTGTCAGGCGACTTCCAGAACATCGACCCGAGGGACGCGCGCGTCATCCTCATCGAGGGAATGGATCGAGTGCTCCCCACCTATCCAGAGAGCCTCTCGGGCGAGGCCCGCCGGTCACTGCAGAAGCTTGGGGTCGAGATCCGCACTGGCACCCGGGTGACGAACATCGACGCGAGAGGCGTGGACATGGGCCCCGAGCATCTGGCGGCCCGCACGGTGCTTTGGGCCGCGGGTGTGGAGGCTTCTCCCGTGGCCCGTTCGCTGGGCGTGACGCTGGACAGGGCGGGGCGCGTCCCGGTGACGCCCGAGCTGACCGTGCCGGGGCATCCCGACATCTTCGTCGTGGGGGACCTGGCGCTCGTGAAGCTGGACGATGGGAGCGCGGTTCCAGGAGTGGCGCCCGCGGCGATGCAAGAGGGCAAGCACGCCGTCCTCAACCTCCGCCGCCAGCTCGAGGGCCAGCCGATGCAGCCCTTCCGCTACTGGGATCGAGGCACCTATGCGGTCATCGGAAGAGGCCGTGCCGTGGGCGTGGCCTTCCGCCGCGTCCAGCAATCCGGATTCGTCGCCTGGCTGGCCTGGCTCTTCATCCACCTCACCTTCCTCATTGGCTTTCGCAGCAAGCTGGCCGTGCTGCTCAACTGGGCCTACGCCTACCTGACGTTCGGCAGCTCGGCGCGCATCATCACCGGTCCCGCGCCCCGCTTGGATGCCCGCGTCGCGGGGGCGTTACCCATGGGTGGGACGTCAGTCCTTCTCGAACGGGGACTCTCGTCCCCCGAAGCCCTCGACGCCCTGACGCCAGGAAGGGGAGGGGAGGCGTGA
- a CDS encoding YifB family Mg chelatase-like AAA ATPase has translation MLARVRSGALMGIDAVVVECEVDMALGLPYFNVVGLPEGAARESKVRVVSALKNAGFDLPQKRITVNLAPADLRKEGAAFELPIALGVLAAARLMEEEPLGEYLFGGELSLDGSIKAIKGVLPLAVAARSGGFKGVMVPSANAAEAALVEGLQVLPVTHLREAVGHLTGSAPLAPLTRTGASPRGPRKAGADMADVRGQPELKLALELAAAGGHNVLMAGPPGSGKTMLARRLPGILPEMTFDEALEVTKVYSIQGLLGDEQALMRERPFRAPHHTLSDAGLVGGGPAARPGELSLAHHGVLFLDELPEFRKNVLEVLRQPLEEGAIHLARANQHITYPCRVMLVAAMNPCPCGYFNVPGRTCTCAEHRVFDYHARVSGPLLDRIDITVQTRPVEYHQLAAKTQEPPSQYYRQRVEAARARQRARFHDAPGVHCNAQMPSHLLRRYCALSPRAEQMLELAVRHHGLSARAHDRILKLALTRADLEGHGRIEDVDMQLAVDCRMLDRRGWLHANTHGTANTSRLPSPSWRQGVEGFGGRESPFEKD, from the coding sequence ATGCTGGCGCGGGTTCGGTCGGGGGCGTTGATGGGCATCGACGCGGTGGTGGTGGAGTGCGAGGTCGACATGGCCCTCGGCCTGCCCTACTTCAACGTCGTGGGGCTGCCAGAGGGCGCGGCACGGGAGTCGAAGGTCCGGGTTGTCTCCGCGCTGAAGAACGCGGGCTTCGACCTTCCGCAGAAGCGGATCACGGTGAACCTGGCGCCCGCTGATCTCCGCAAGGAAGGAGCCGCCTTCGAACTGCCCATCGCCCTGGGGGTCCTGGCCGCGGCGCGCCTGATGGAGGAGGAGCCGCTGGGCGAGTACCTCTTTGGTGGAGAGCTGTCGCTGGATGGATCCATCAAGGCCATCAAGGGAGTGCTCCCTCTGGCCGTGGCGGCCCGGAGTGGTGGCTTCAAGGGGGTGATGGTGCCCTCCGCCAACGCGGCGGAGGCCGCGCTGGTGGAGGGACTCCAGGTGTTGCCGGTCACCCATCTGAGAGAGGCCGTGGGCCACCTCACCGGCAGTGCCCCTCTGGCGCCGCTGACACGCACGGGAGCGTCCCCGAGGGGCCCTCGCAAGGCAGGCGCGGACATGGCTGACGTACGCGGGCAGCCGGAGCTGAAGCTGGCGCTGGAGCTCGCGGCGGCAGGTGGGCACAACGTCCTGATGGCCGGCCCTCCTGGTTCAGGCAAGACGATGCTGGCTCGACGGCTGCCGGGCATCCTCCCGGAGATGACCTTCGACGAGGCCTTGGAGGTCACGAAGGTCTACTCCATCCAAGGCCTCTTGGGAGACGAACAGGCGCTGATGCGCGAGCGCCCGTTCCGCGCGCCCCATCACACGCTGTCCGACGCGGGGCTCGTGGGTGGTGGACCCGCCGCGCGTCCGGGCGAGCTGTCCCTCGCCCACCACGGCGTGCTGTTTCTCGACGAACTCCCCGAGTTCCGGAAGAACGTCTTGGAGGTGCTGCGCCAGCCCCTGGAGGAGGGCGCCATCCATCTGGCGCGAGCGAACCAACACATCACCTATCCCTGCCGGGTCATGCTGGTGGCTGCGATGAACCCCTGCCCGTGTGGCTACTTCAACGTCCCCGGGCGGACATGCACCTGCGCGGAGCACCGCGTCTTCGACTACCACGCGCGCGTCAGTGGGCCGCTCCTGGACCGCATCGACATCACCGTGCAGACACGGCCCGTGGAGTACCACCAGCTCGCGGCGAAGACCCAGGAGCCGCCGAGCCAGTACTACCGGCAACGTGTGGAGGCCGCGCGAGCGCGGCAACGTGCTCGCTTCCACGACGCTCCCGGGGTGCACTGCAACGCCCAGATGCCTTCGCATCTGCTGCGCCGCTACTGCGCCCTGTCACCGCGCGCGGAGCAGATGCTGGAGCTCGCGGTTCGCCACCACGGCCTCTCCGCCCGGGCACATGACCGCATCCTCAAGCTGGCGCTGACGCGCGCGGACCTGGAAGGGCACGGACGCATCGAGGATGTGGACATGCAGCTCGCGGTCGACTGCCGGATGCTGGACCGCCGGGGGTGGCTGCACGCCAACACCCACGGGACGGCGAACACTTCACGCCTCCCCTCCCCTTCCTGGCGTCAGGGCGTCGAGGGCTTCGGGGGACGAGAGTCCCCGTTCGAGAAGGACTGA
- a CDS encoding ExbD/TolR family protein, translating into MSRGHKQRQWVKPASAPNSEINVTPLVDVVLVLLIIFMVVTPLLEKDILVRVPETEVEENQPPPEPDDQQIVVQVDKSGAYSINTEQIPASDYVARLKRMLNAKKPDEKVVFFMADDAANYGKLVVALDGARAAGAKILGMATELPQNAVIQGTQTTPEGAPAPTP; encoded by the coding sequence ATGTCCCGAGGACACAAGCAGCGTCAGTGGGTCAAGCCCGCGTCCGCACCGAACTCGGAGATCAACGTCACGCCCCTGGTGGACGTGGTGCTGGTGCTCCTCATCATCTTCATGGTGGTGACGCCCCTCCTGGAGAAGGACATCCTCGTCCGGGTCCCGGAGACAGAGGTGGAGGAGAACCAGCCTCCGCCGGAGCCTGATGATCAGCAGATCGTCGTGCAAGTGGACAAGAGCGGTGCCTACTCCATCAACACGGAGCAGATCCCCGCGTCGGACTACGTCGCGCGCCTCAAGCGGATGCTGAACGCCAAGAAGCCGGACGAGAAGGTCGTCTTCTTCATGGCGGACGATGCGGCGAACTACGGCAAGCTCGTGGTGGCGCTCGACGGAGCGCGCGCCGCGGGTGCGAAGATCCTGGGCATGGCCACCGAGCTTCCCCAGAACGCCGTCATCCAGGGCACGCAGACGACGCCTGAGGGCGCGCCCGCGCCGACGCCCTGA
- a CDS encoding ExbD/TolR family protein — MGMSAGPKGGIKSEINVTPLVDVVLVLLIIFMVVTPMLQRGKSVELPKATEIEKEGKEADPLILSITPDKKMFVENDEVDEKGLQEKIAAELVKDPGKKILLKGDNALNVGDVRKVLDTARKAKAKQIALGVEEKK; from the coding sequence ATGGGAATGTCAGCAGGCCCCAAAGGGGGCATCAAGAGCGAGATCAACGTCACGCCCCTGGTGGACGTGGTGTTGGTGCTCCTCATCATCTTCATGGTCGTGACGCCCATGCTCCAGCGCGGCAAGTCCGTGGAGCTGCCCAAGGCCACGGAGATCGAGAAGGAAGGCAAGGAAGCAGACCCCCTGATCCTCTCCATCACCCCGGACAAGAAGATGTTCGTGGAGAACGATGAGGTCGACGAGAAGGGGCTCCAGGAGAAGATCGCCGCGGAGCTGGTGAAGGATCCAGGCAAGAAGATCCTGCTGAAGGGCGACAACGCCCTGAACGTGGGCGACGTGCGCAAGGTGCTGGACACGGCCCGCAAGGCGAAGGCGAAGCAGATCGCCCTGGGTGTCGAGGAGAAGAAGTAA
- a CDS encoding MotA/TolQ/ExbB proton channel family protein has protein sequence MQFTLLDIWQHTGLFARMIIFTLAIMSVASLVVMAERIIVFRKTRSDSRNFAAKMGAILAKGDLTTAASTNLGKDVGHLGRVINSGLTAYRISPGNKDLAVESVARALERQAQREVQSLKRGLGLLATVGSTAPFVGLLGTTMGIVNAFQLMAAAGSGGLATISAGISEALITTAFGLLVAIPAVMAYNFLQGWVDARSVDISESSNEFLDVVARHVGGGSSHAA, from the coding sequence ATGCAATTCACCCTGCTTGATATCTGGCAACACACGGGCCTCTTCGCCCGCATGATCATCTTCACCCTCGCCATCATGTCGGTGGCGTCGCTGGTCGTCATGGCGGAGCGGATCATCGTCTTCCGCAAGACCCGCTCGGACAGCCGCAACTTCGCCGCCAAGATGGGCGCGATCCTCGCGAAGGGCGACCTGACCACCGCCGCGAGCACCAACCTGGGCAAGGACGTGGGCCACCTGGGCCGCGTGATCAACTCGGGCCTGACGGCGTACCGCATCAGCCCCGGGAACAAGGACCTGGCCGTTGAGTCCGTCGCCCGCGCGTTGGAGCGCCAGGCGCAGCGCGAGGTGCAGAGCCTCAAGCGCGGACTGGGCCTGCTGGCCACCGTGGGTTCCACGGCGCCGTTCGTCGGTCTGCTCGGCACCACGATGGGTATCGTGAACGCCTTCCAGCTGATGGCGGCCGCGGGCTCCGGCGGTCTGGCGACCATCTCCGCGGGTATCTCCGAGGCGCTCATCACGACCGCGTTCGGCCTCCTGGTGGCGATCCCCGCCGTGATGGCCTACAACTTCCTGCAGGGCTGGGTGGATGCCCGTTCCGTGGACATCTCCGAGTCCTCCAACGAGTTCCTGGACGTGGTGGCGCGGCACGTGGGCGGCGGTTCGTCGCACGCGGCTTAG
- a CDS encoding energy transducer TonB, whose product MFDSVLDRGQGPRSRFGVGAGISTLLHVGLLGLVAYLSTRPPPVEEKEVEVTLKATMAPPPPPPPPPPPASKPKTEKKVTPKKPKDVIVQPKEIPQQKPQETETAPEPEHEEASEAEVEGGVEGGVAGGVVGGVVGGVIGGVVGGQLGGTGTDVLAFGQGMTRPEKVAGPEVSYTREAIEARVQGLMIVKCVITTEGKVERCRVIKPLPHMEQAVMDVLAASRYKPVTFQGRPVEVQYTFNFNLKLPR is encoded by the coding sequence ATGTTCGATTCAGTCCTTGACCGCGGGCAAGGACCCAGGTCGCGCTTCGGCGTTGGTGCTGGCATTTCCACGCTGCTCCACGTCGGCCTGCTGGGTCTTGTGGCCTATCTCTCCACGCGCCCACCTCCCGTGGAGGAGAAGGAGGTCGAGGTCACGCTGAAGGCGACCATGGCGCCGCCGCCGCCCCCGCCGCCTCCTCCCCCTCCGGCGTCGAAGCCGAAGACGGAGAAGAAGGTCACGCCCAAGAAGCCGAAGGACGTGATCGTGCAGCCGAAGGAGATCCCCCAGCAGAAGCCCCAGGAGACCGAGACCGCGCCCGAGCCCGAGCATGAAGAGGCGAGCGAGGCGGAGGTCGAGGGTGGCGTCGAGGGTGGCGTGGCGGGTGGTGTCGTTGGAGGCGTGGTCGGCGGTGTGATCGGCGGCGTGGTGGGCGGCCAGCTGGGCGGAACGGGCACGGACGTGCTCGCGTTCGGTCAGGGCATGACGCGTCCGGAGAAGGTCGCGGGTCCAGAGGTGTCCTATACGCGTGAGGCCATCGAGGCCCGCGTGCAGGGTTTGATGATCGTGAAGTGCGTCATCACGACCGAGGGAAAGGTCGAGCGCTGCCGCGTCATCAAGCCGCTCCCTCACATGGAGCAGGCCGTGATGGACGTACTGGCCGCCTCACGCTACAAGCCGGTCACGTTCCAAGGCAGGCCGGTCGAAGTCCAGTACACCTTCAACTTCAACCTGAAGCTGCCGCGCTGA